Genomic segment of Eremothecium sinecaudum strain ATCC 58844 chromosome VIII, complete sequence:
GATTCCATATGCTTTTCCTCTCTTCTTTCATGATTTAACACTATTATAGAACAATTAGGAAACCCAAGAAAGATACCTCGCTATTAGAGACGGTTAACACACCTTATTTATCGTATTTGTTTGTTATTTCTTGATAATTCTTTCATTTGAAGGGGTTCTTAAATGATATTGTAATTCTTTTATTTATTACGCCTTGCAAAATTTTAAAGCCTAAGCTCTATTAACGTCTACAAGCAGCGGCTTATACAAAGGATAAAAAGCACTGTAACGCCGCCCGTTGGTATTAATCATGAATATCTCTACGTCAACCATATCTACGAAAAGACACGGTCTAAAGAAAgttattgaagaagaaaatgCTGCTACATTACAGCTCGGCGAAGAGTTCCAATTAAGACAAATTAATCATCAAGGCCAAGAGGAAGATTTGATCGCATTGAACCTTAGTGAGGCCCGGCTTGTTATAAAGGAAGCCTTGCAGCATCGCAGGAGGTTGTTTAAACAGTGGAATAGTCAGGATGCGATTGACGTCGATGACGAACAGGATGAAGACGTTCATAATCAAACCCAAGAAAAAGAGTTACAGTCGATAGACAAGCTTTTAGAAAGGACTACAGGGGGCCAGAATCAAGCTTTGAAGCAGACGATGGCATACCTCATGAATTTCTCGAGGTTTAGAGACCAGGAGACAGTGACGGCGGTGACTCAACTACTGCAGTCGACTGGGCTGCATCCGTTCGAGATTGCGCAGTTAGGCTCGTTAGCATGTGAAGATGCCGACGAGGCTAAGACTTTGATACCCAGTTTGAACAACAAGATTTCAGATGAAGACTTAGAGAGAATATTAAAAGAGTTATCCAACTTAGAAACGTTATACTAGTTGTGTAATTGTTCCTGTTAAATATACAGAATGCGTTAAGAAGTAGTCTATACCATGAATGATTTTCCGGCACCCGTGAGCCACCATCGCTGCAGACAGCTACCGGGGGATAGGTCTGCCCTCATTTCCTCCTCACCCCAATCAAATATACACCGCTGTAGCAAAGCGCTTACATGTGGGGCCGGACCGGTCCCGTATGGGTTATGGAAGTATCCAATGTCCTCAAAGTGATGGATTTCATTAGCCTCCAAGAGGAGGGCAGCTGCAATTGAATGTACTGGCGCATCGCCCCACCTCTCATAATAGAAGCCGCCTTTTTTATCTAAGTAGTCAAAGTAACGTGTGTACGCCTCGCTTCTGAAGAAGTTCAGGTCGGCAATCTCAAAATTGGACCAGAAGTGGCACAAACTATAGGTATCTTTAGATCTATCATGTGATTCCTCTCCATTTGCGATAAACTGGTATGCATTCTTTGTATAATCTATCAAGTCCGGGTTCTTCTGTATAAATTCCTGAACTGTATCCCACAACGTCGGAATCGTCTCCTCATACTCATAAAGTGTAATGACGAATCCATACTTCTTTCTCCTTGTTCTCATGTATCTGAATGGATCATAAGCAAAATCACACAGGTACTGCACATTAGGCTCAACCCTAAAGTAGTAGTCATAGTTATCCAAGATGGACTGCCTGAAGAAGAACCCAGAATTAAACCGACACATATTTCTGTAAGACCGCGAACCCCCATATATAACATTGTTTTCTGTTAGGTTATGAAGAGCTTCTTCAAAGCGTGTGTCGTCAATCCATTCAGGCATATACCAGTCCTTGGTTGGGATAAGTCCATAATGCGTTTTACCACTAGCCATCGTCGTTGTGGCCTCTATAAACTCTTCATCAAAGGGTACCTCATTTAAAAACACCCAGTCATAATTGTACTTGTGATTGAACCGGTCTTCTAGAGACCTCATAGATTTTAGCACCCCAGTGAGCTCCCAATTACGACATAACATTAATAATGTCGCATTTTCTTTCATATATGGGACCTCATCGTCAGAATTGCTATCTAACACTGGATAAACCTCTATGTATGAATTGCTGCTGATCTTTGGGATCCCAATATCCAACCCATCTCTCCTGAGGCCATCGAATTTGTGCTGTACTTCGAAGGACCTTCGGTAGTATTCACGCTCTTTTAGCTGAATTTCTGATAAGTAATAAAACTTCACAAAGCAAGCAGCAATGAGAACGTGAAGGCAAATAACCACAAATAACCAGCGACTATTAGACTTCGTAGATACCACCATCCTCAAATAAATGGATGCTTAGGTTGTAGTAGCTGCCAATGAGTTATAAGcaattttgaaaaatatatttatatatatgcAATTGTACAGTCTATTAAAGGGTTACCTCCTCCAATGGCTCTGGTTCTTTCGGAACTGGCGCCTGGTAGATGGGCAAACTCGTGCTATTACTGGTCTTCAAGAACAATGACCTTATTCCACCACGTACACATCCTCCTTGAGGTTTCTTGTTCTTGTCGCATAGAAAATCCACGACATCGCTTATGTTATGTAAGATGTCTTCAATACTGTGAACGCCAAGGCGCCCAACCCGCACATTCAAGCACTTATCAGAGTTTGGAAGGTAGCATGAATTCC
This window contains:
- the RPB4 gene encoding DNA-directed RNA polymerase II subunit RPB4 (Syntenic homolog of Ashbya gossypii ACR250W; Syntenic homolog of Saccharomyces cerevisiae YJL140W (RPB4)), which translates into the protein MNISTSTISTKRHGLKKVIEEENAATLQLGEEFQLRQINHQGQEEDLIALNLSEARLVIKEALQHRRRLFKQWNSQDAIDVDDEQDEDVHNQTQEKELQSIDKLLERTTGGQNQALKQTMAYLMNFSRFRDQETVTAVTQLLQSTGLHPFEIAQLGSLACEDADEAKTLIPSLNNKISDEDLERILKELSNLETLY
- the YUR1 gene encoding mannosyltransferase YUR1 (Syntenic homolog of Ashbya gossypii ACR251C; Syntenic homolog of Saccharomyces cerevisiae YKR061W (KTR2) and YJL139C (YUR1)), coding for MVVSTKSNSRWLFVVICLHVLIAACFVKFYYLSEIQLKEREYYRRSFEVQHKFDGLRRDGLDIGIPKISSNSYIEVYPVLDSNSDDEVPYMKENATLLMLCRNWELTGVLKSMRSLEDRFNHKYNYDWVFLNEVPFDEEFIEATTTMASGKTHYGLIPTKDWYMPEWIDDTRFEEALHNLTENNVIYGGSRSYRNMCRFNSGFFFRQSILDNYDYYFRVEPNVQYLCDFAYDPFRYMRTRRKKYGFVITLYEYEETIPTLWDTVQEFIQKNPDLIDYTKNAYQFIANGEESHDRSKDTYSLCHFWSNFEIADLNFFRSEAYTRYFDYLDKKGGFYYERWGDAPVHSIAAALLLEANEIHHFEDIGYFHNPYGTGPAPHVSALLQRCIFDWGEEEMRADLSPGSCLQRWWLTGAGKSFMV